A genomic region of Blattabacterium cuenoti contains the following coding sequences:
- a CDS encoding alpha/beta fold hydrolase, translating to MILHSRILGKGMPILVFHGLFGSGDNWISFAEKFSQTYQVHLLDIRNHGKSFISEKMDYDLISEDILKYINYYHIIHPILIGHSMGGRAVMKFSINYPSIPKKIIIVDIGPRSYSSTYHKKIIQVLKNVDFDILKTRKDLDSFLKHFISSPEIRSFFSKCTYRKKDEKLAFRFFLRGIENNYSYLIQQEIKGGNFDNPALFLRGEYSDYLIPQDFFRIQKLFTNAKIVLIEKANHWIHVDNPIDFYREVSDFLSET from the coding sequence ATGATATTACATTCTAGAATTTTAGGAAAAGGAATGCCTATTTTGGTTTTTCATGGTTTATTTGGAAGTGGAGACAATTGGATTTCTTTTGCAGAAAAATTTTCTCAAACATATCAAGTACATTTGTTAGATATTAGAAATCACGGAAAAAGCTTTATTTCCGAAAAAATGGATTATGATCTTATATCAGAAGATATATTAAAATATATTAATTATTATCATATCATTCATCCTATATTGATAGGTCATTCTATGGGAGGGAGAGCTGTTATGAAATTTTCTATAAATTATCCATCAATTCCTAAAAAGATTATCATTGTAGATATAGGTCCTAGGTCCTATTCTTCCACTTATCATAAAAAAATTATTCAAGTGTTGAAAAACGTGGATTTTGATATTCTTAAAACAAGAAAAGATCTTGATTCTTTTCTAAAACATTTTATTTCTTCTCCAGAAATTCGGTCCTTCTTTTCTAAATGTACTTATAGAAAAAAAGACGAAAAATTAGCGTTTCGTTTTTTCTTGCGAGGAATTGAAAATAATTATTCCTATTTAATTCAACAGGAAATCAAAGGAGGAAATTTTGATAATCCTGCTCTTTTTTTACGTGGAGAATATTCGGATTATCTTATCCCTCAAGACTTTTTTCGCATACAGAAACTTTTTACAAATGCAAAAATTGTTCTTATAGAAAAAGCAAATCATTGGATTCATGTGGATAATCCTATAGATTTTTACAGAGAAGTATCTGATTTTTTATCAGAAACATAA
- the yidD gene encoding membrane protein insertion efficiency factor YidD — MKIFNILLLKIVQFYQIGISPWIGKHCRYIPSCSDYMIQSLTRYSLCRAILIIFKRIIRCHPWGKSGYDPIK, encoded by the coding sequence ATGAAAATATTCAATATTTTACTCTTAAAAATTGTTCAATTTTATCAAATTGGAATATCCCCATGGATAGGAAAACATTGTAGATATATCCCTAGCTGTTCGGATTATATGATTCAATCTTTAACGAGATATAGTCTATGTAGAGCTATTTTAATAATTTTTAAAAGAATTATTCGGTGTCATCCATGGGGTAAATCAGGATATGATCCTATTAAATAA